GCAATAAGATGAAGCAATATTTCTGAAACAGAACTTTTGGACAGGTTTTCAATGGGAGGTGAACTCAGTAGACTTTTTTCTAGATTTTACGCGGGTGGTCGATGCATTACAGATGAGGCCAGGTGTCTAAGTCATAAATTAATAAACGATGTATTCGATCCCGGATTTCTGTGATCAAAGATATGGCAACACATCGAAAAAGGGAAAGCTACTTCTGTTAGTACGGTTTTTTGTTACGGGTGCGAAATAAGCTGTTACTTGCTCAACGGAATGAGTGAAATGACTTGGAGCAACGAATAAAAGACAGTAGATAGAGATTAACTTATGTCGAATACTGATTTGCGACTGATCAAAATGACACCAAGATGTACGATGAGATATATATCAATTTAAAAGTCCGGTCAACAGACAAATTTCAGTGTGATAATCTGGTAATAGTTTACATTATTTAATCAACAATTTAACGCATGTGTGTGAATTATAAAGTCAGAATGCCAAGAGGCTTTAATGAACACATATAACTAAAATACTAAATTATATATTGTACTTCTTTCAGACAAAAACACAGGATGAAGCgttaattcattttttatcCACCACAAAACAGAAATCCCTGTGATAAACAGGTAATTACTAGCCCTTATATTATTTTTCTGAACTTCTAATAAACTATTAGAAGTTTCACATAAATTTGGTATACatttcggtgagactataatttataaacgATCTCTGAAAAACGCTAAAGTTACCTGGTCTTAATTTCTTATATTTTTTCTACTTGCATCTCAAGATTATTTCACACATTAATTTCAGACCCTACTGAAACAGATGAAGACTAGTAACCTCCTTTATTTTCACAGTGAAAGGGAGAATCTAAATGTATTACCATGTACTAAGTCGTAAAACTAACATATTGTTAAGATGATATGATATAACCAGAACTATTTCCTACATGAAAAATCTAGGATCATCAACAAACCCAGAATAATCAGTATACGTAATATAAGGCTCTGGAGAGAGTTATATTATTGAGAAAAATTTGAGACCTAGCCAAATAAAATATCAACATGTTTATAGACTTCAAACTAAGAATACCTCAAGCTGTCGATGTTCACCACCATGATTGCTTTCTGACCCACGATAAACACTTATATCATCCTGGTCAGAAGCTAATTCAAGGTTTTCTCGATCAGTTATCTTcaaaagtaaaatgaaaaccGGTCGACTTACAATTTCTGGCAATCTTCCATTCTTATGAACAAAATCAAGTACTTCATTGTTTACTCTTTCTAGTTCCGTTACTTTATTATGTAACAATTTTAGTTCCTCATTCTGTGTATCCAAAGCATTGCTAAAAAACTGGAACATATAGACAGTTATCAGTAGTACACAGCGATTGTAATCGGCGCCAAACAATCAGCTCGTCGGATCTCCTGGTCTATAATACTTTCAGTAAACTCGTATCGAGGTCATACCTAGGAATTCATATTACAGTGATAAAATAGTGAACTGGTGCATAAGCTATTTAACCGAATATGAGTTCAAGATAATTTTGCATTTGATTCATGATGAATAGGTAGAAAGACGGTTAGTTTTCGTCAAGCAGATactttcaaatggttcaaatgattgtggacggaatagaagaagctttcgcttaacggtcttccgtgtctagtagcaggggatcaccaatacctccaagaaggaacctaggtatattaactaTAGTAGGAAAaaaatggtaaatcataataagatgttatccttagtccttaagaataggtcgtTTCCTCTTAAAgaactcctgggaagtcgcttggactagctcagccggcagcgaattccagcatttgacaactcttaaggagtagaagttgggtctacagtccgttctgatATGCTGAGTCTCCAGTTTCCGagtgttaccccttaggttagTATTGAGACTAGGTTTAAGTAGATGTCTTAGGGgttgaccagaagtgttaaggatactgtaagtcataagaaggtcagctctaagacgcctgtactctaacgggtaaaggttaagtgatttgaggcgctcttcataaggttggaatttgagtccccgaactgatttcgttgCTCGCCGTTGGATGCGCTCCAGTCTCCTAATCCTTTtagagggagggaggaaatactatgtttccgtactctaaatggggacgtataaaactgttgaagattaagTGGAAGGTTCTatcgtcaaactggccaaaaatgcgcttcaatgttaccagtgcaaggtttgcttgaaaggcgtttttgttacagttcgcatacgacttcaggtcatagggtatcaacacgtctaaatcttttttgacttgggaaacttctagaggggagtttcctaagttgtaactatagtctgcaacatgtctcagatggattactttacactttgaagtgttgaaggtaagtttTTTGTTTTCTGCCCAACtctgaagtcgggtcagatcctcctgaagtgccagtgtatcctcttggttgcgtatctctctccaaagtttcacatcatcagcaaaaagcaataagtcagacgaaacttgttgtggaagatcgtttgtataaatcatgcagagaagaggtcctaatattgagccctggggaccccactaggataAGGATAAGATTAAGGTACGGGTATTAATGCAAAAACTCTTATAAGTATTTGCTTTCAACTTTAGCATCGACAGGATGGGGCTCTTTTTACCCTAAAATTATAGTAAGTAAACTCCAATAGCTCTATAAATAAGAATTCTAATGTACAAATACTCTTTGTCAATgtatctgtagctgtaaatgaATCCCCAAAATAAGTAGTTTTTCAAGTCCTCGGTATCGATGTCGACCTCAgtagttttactggacacactctagctgaaggtgctcggcCACGCATGGGCACCAGATCAAAAGTAGGTACATCGTGGTACTTACACCTTTCAACTACTTGCCAGTTTAGATCAAACGGTCCTCAACATATGGACAACCTTCCAAATGTTTTCAAGTTCATACATTCCTGGCTTCTGATTTCACTAGGTTGGTATCCTCAAATTGTAAAGGTGTTACGAACAAAAGCACTGTCAAACCCTGAATACCTGAGGTATCTTTATGTCTGTTTTTTTGTGTTATCCAACGTGAATATTTGTGGCCATTGCccgtaaaattatttttaacgtTTAAACAATGTGCTTTTCTTATATATTCGCTTCCTTAACTGATTTCACTCGTCGATATAACTCTGTAACCAATTATTTGCATGATTCTCCTTCTAAACCTTATCGTCTTCTGCCCACCGTTCTCAAAGAGTTTCTATGCGCTCATTTCCCTTTAGGTATTTTAAAGGGTAGTTTGTGAGCTTGTCTTCTGTTTAATCCATGTTTTTGTCATAATttgcaaatattattttcacatGTATTTATaaggttgtatataaatttATGACCGGATAAACTCCCAAATATATCAGGTTCAAAAGCCCAGATCCTTCACTTCACAGCTCATCAGGTCTTAGTAACGTAAGATTCTATCAAGCTAATAAGGTTTTCAAAGAGCGTTTGTTTATCACTTGAAGGTCACTATCGAATTAACAGAACAACTACATTGGAAGAGTTTTCTGATGTTTATGTGTTTGTTTTTGTGCAAAAGTTTCTATGAATGCACTCGATATATGAACTTTTTTTTGATTCCATTTGTAAATgatgcttcttttatccctctTCATACTTATACACACTACATCCATATACATCGTCtacatattctgaaaataattaacATCCTGATATTGATGAGTCTTCCAATGCCCGTTTTATCTTTATTTTCCTTGGCATCACCTTTTTGCTTCTACCATAATGGATTACCGTACTTCAGTTACTAGTGTATGGACTGACTGCTTCTGTTCTGTATCACTGAGACAGGAGTTTCCTGGCTTTCAGAAATTTTACCTGTCGATAGCCGGTAATTGGTTGAGTAGTTCTTATGTGATGGTTAGCCACTTAATTTTGAAGCAAATTGAACTAATTTATCTTTTTCTTTGGGTAGAATATCGTTCCTCGACTGCTAGGAATATACTTTCCGGTTGTGACAATTAAGCTTAGTGATAATCGCTAATTATGGAGTTCTGTATGTCTAAGAGTTCTGTAAATACCAGTATCGAAGTCACTGACACAATGAGCATAAATGAGTGCATGGTATTTGGAATTTGAATCAGCTATGGAGTCGTGTACAAAAGTAATCATTAATTGGCACAAGCAACAAGTTTCACAAAGTGTTATTATAATTAGTATCCGTACTTATTAAGAAAAGTATTTTCAAATATAATCGGTTGAATTTGTGCCCAGATTTTTAAAATCATGCCTCTTCCATACCTTCCTCTACATTTGTTACATTATTACCAAGAAGTCATTGCTCATTATCGTCCTTCAGGTCTATGCAACATCGAAAAGAAATTACTGAAAAATGTGACTGCACAGACGTATTGGCACCTCTTGAATGCTGGATTGTTCAACAAATATCAGTAATCGTTCATTAGGAAATACAACACTGGATTTAGAACACTTCGTTCCTGGATACATCCATGTTCGGCTGTCAGTTGTGATTGCGAAAGAAATCAAATTGTCAGCGTTTTGacacattaaaatatatttttgataaCAGCTCATATGTTACCATAGTAATAGACCTAATTCCGAAATAGGAGAGTTGTCATGACGTGACTGCTTGACCTATAAGATTTTGTGTGAAAGTCGCGCCATTTTAAATATTGACTCATGTTATCATGACAGCCAGTACTATAATGTTCAGTACTTTTGGtgaacacatttaggctgggaataaaagaatatatttcaTGTAGGAAGGTTTAAGTTACACAGGATGACCACGCCTGTACGTTCTTTCTGCGCAGCAACAGTAGAACAACACCAATTCGTAACCGTATTATTTTTCAAGTTGAGTGCATACTAAATAAAAAGGTTTACATATGACCTTAGAAATTGATAAAAATTGTGAAAGTCAGTAACGGGCAATGTTGTGACGTTATCGAGGCTGCTTTGGTAAGCCATGAGGGTTTGATCGATCTACGTGATTCTTAGGTCTTTATGTGTGCCCCACCAAGAATGTCATTGTTCTTGCAAAGCTTTTACAATGCACTGGTGTGACTTTAAAGCGAGACAACCTCATTATAGCCAGTTAGTTACATCCTTTTGGATTAGTGACCTGATAGGTCAGATAACATCGACTAATGTTTCTAAATCTGACTCCTTGATACCTGTGTAAACACAGAGCACCAAGTTGAAAGCTTCTAATAACAGAAAGATCTCCTTGCTCACAGCAGTAGTGAAGGACATagtatagcaactatcctacacgCAATTTCGATTacggttaattttggttaagtcCTTTTATTAACCTACTTAACAGACATTTTCATTTGGAcagtgttaggatattcacaggaatatcccaaaaattatctcgaacgTAAAGTgttatgttttcagactcttcacatatttcacatgttatttcctattggccattatttacaatagtcctaactatgactttcacgtgtcgttttcctatcggtcaattttgagttgtcctaattaaaacctttacgtgtccttccttttcATTGGTTACCGTTAATagtcatcttaactgtataaatatgccttgtctgtaaatcaTTTTTGACCTGcttctgaccccataaacaattcttatttaacggctgtgttctgatttactgGAGGTTGGGGAAAAGTATTGGGGTcgtactaggatatctgaatttggtcaatcggtagaatttcgtgtagtcTTATCGCAATACGCAATATTTAGCAACGCAATAATTTCGCGACGTAACAGATAGTAACACTCCTCATacatctttgtactgttatgataacccaagcacatgacagactctagccaaaacgttgGTTGCTTAAGTATCACTCGTtgattcatcctcctccccatatgtgtatgcactcaaatcctattattagcttttgctttgtctCGCTGCGCCCTCAtacgatttgactataaatttgcctatgtaacTGCCCGCTCATACTTACTCATACCTATCCGCTTCTCCGCTTCAAATTCCCTCGATATACTTGTAGCTTTGTGGCCTGTGTCATTTGAAAATAACctgtagttgcagcttctctttgtattctaacggttatcgaggtgaacgattaacgaaacACGGCACTACAATAGGAAAGGTTTTCTTCTTGTAGACACCAACTTCATAACTCGTTCGTTTCTGACCGATGACACATCACTCTAAGCCAGACCGTATATCACAAACCTGTTAGCTGTCTGgaaaaaataaatttctctttgtttaattatttctcAATAACAAGTGGAGTAACAGAACTTTTCACTCCTCAAGCACTCATTTTATTGCTTTCTATTGACTTGCCATGTACTCTAGAATCTTAAACTCTGGTTTTGGTGGAAGTCCTATAGATCCGAAGCTAAATATTTGACCTGGATGACATTTCGACTTTCCTAGAAGACTTGCACAGTATACCAGACCAAACTACCAATAATATCCTTCCTCTCAACATTAATGAACTCAGGATTCCATTGGTAAACAATAGCACTACTCCATCTATTCCATCCTTCGTGAGTGAAATCAACATTATTTCCACTGCTGAAGACCTCAGTGTGACTGTGATATTTTGGGTGGCTGTTCTCAGTGGCACTATGCAGCGACATAGCATATTCTTTCTTCAGGCTTCTTTGATAAGCATAAGATAACCCGACTCCAGAACCTTTTAAAAACGTTTTTCAGCAATTACCTAAGAccttttcgtgcctataggtaaccctcgtgctattgatagaagaaaccagagaagtagtgaataggtctttatttcgatcttcgcgcagtcacagtggagcgtgggattatctgtccagacaaacaaaggctctcaacattccatataagatagtagggaatataacgcttacaaaaggtaaggaagtgaatgaatacttgaacaatactgttttagcatatgcttggttgtttggggtcaactcttaaccaaccaacctgagctgttacaaccTCATCTAGATAAAGCTGTTGCATTATGATCCTTTACCTTGGAAAGAATATTGATACCGTGAGATGTGTTCAAAGAGAGGGAACTAAAAAACGTACTCGAACTTATAAATGAACACTGACCAGGTTGTCTTGAAGCCCCAAACTTACAACTTGTGCAGTACAGAATCGTTATAACGCATATAGTCATGATTTATCATATATCCCATGATCCTCAGTTTAGTACGAAGTAACATCTCAGAGGATATCTGCTATATCTTGTGGCCGGTGTGCCCGTTAATGTATCGCGTGATAATACctccaattagagagcagtgttTTATCGATCTGACCAATGACACACAGAACCCGTGTgaacagtctagagtccttatcggtcctgctttccgcctagcccagccagttaagtccagaacaccaataacagtctctgcaatatgaatcgtttACTTCAAACATgctaggtttatataccaatcagacagaccacatcgtaccataaagtaGGAAACAACATCTtcacaagatttagccaaatgtggttgtgaataagggagatattAATCGATAggctggggataactcaagaatgttaaatcgtataataatagtttacaggccaaaataaagcttataataaaaggtatgcgaatatgaatagtttagttatttaacaattatacgataaaaatatatgcatcaTATTGATCCATAAACAGTTCtcgaaagttaccattcataattctcttcgacATGTAACAATATCCACTTAGGGCGAAACATAAAAGAGCTCGCGCAAAAACTCACGGAAAATATTTCGGGATCAGAATCTCCAAACCATGATCACTTTGACCATTAATAGCTCACTTGTTTTAACCTCCAGCTTTAGAAAAGACATTACGTGAAGCATATCTTCCCGCAGTCAATAACTCTTTTCTGCCACTCAGACGGAGTTCCAAAAGACACAATTACTTTGCTAATCCTACTGAGTAAAGTTTTAAGCTTTGAATGATATACCAAGGGACGAACATCCATGCAAGATTATTCCGAGTCTGATTATCGATAGGCCTGCCTGGAACACTACTTTAACCCCGAGTCTACAGCAGCCCTATGTTTGCGAACACGTTCAAGGTCCGACATCTTTCTCTTAGGACCGTCATTGACAGTACTCACAGAGTAAGATGCCTTATAATTACTAGCATCTCCACACCAGTCGTGGATTTTACCCACTATCATTACGCATAATCATTAGTCAACTCCTTACATTACCTCTCTCCTTACGATCTTCACTCACACGTAGTTTTTTACGTTTGTccaaatatttgtttttttacgTGTTTAACCACTCattaaatctatttatttatttacttttttttcgtTTACCCAATTCTGTTCTAACCCTGAAGTCGTCCATATAATAGTCAACCAATCGAGTGTTCTATAATGTGATAGCTGCTGGTTTCAGTAATCACATTGCCCTTGAATAGACTATTCATTTAAAGTGGATACAAATCTTTCaattaactatgaaaattactaaaactGGTATAACGGATTGGCTAGACTACTCACATTGGACGATATCGAAGACCTGGAACCGTGCTCTGACATCAAGAAGCGAGCGTAGTCAATTCAATTCACTGGTGAAAATACTCCTCGAAGACATTGAATATTAGAGACGCGGAAATACATCTTATAGTGCTACTCAAGTCTAAGATGTCTACGAACCCTGGGCCTAATGAATTGTTTTCAACATTTTACCAAGAAGTTAAGGCTATTGAGAAGCGGGATTCAGTTTTAACTCCGAAGCAACAAATAGATCGACTTAACCGGCCCGGATCAACTTATTTTAATTTGAATCCATATGATGTATGCTTGGTGTAACATTGTTCAAGCAACCTAGGTTTTACAAGTGGATCCTGATGCATCAATGGCTGatataaaaaagaaatacagaCAGGTTTCATCCTTAGATTTTTTGTATTCCAATCTAGCTGTCCCTGCTTGTCCATCCGGATAAAAACCCAGATGATATTGAAAGATCTCAGAAAGCCTTCGAAGGTATTGCTTGTTTTATTAAGTATAATGATTAAATAGCTGTAAACAAGGCTTACAAAACTCTGGATGACCCCGAGACTTCCCGCAAGTGTAAAGAAGTAGTAGAGGAAGCGAAAGATCTTGTTGAACAGATGGTATTAGCAACCATACTACTGTCTATCATTTTTAGATGATTGAAAAACGAAAACGTATTAAAAAGACGACTGGATCTATTACGATTGAAGAAGATGACCCTGAAAAAGTaacttttctattatttctaatcGTTACAGCGGCGTCATGCCATATATGTACAAACATGCAAACTGTTCGCTGATCTTGAGAGATTAAGGGTGGAAGAAGAGCAAAAACAGTCTTCAGAAAGGTTTGTTTTTGTTGGCACTTCGTTTCTTTTAACCCAGCTTGTGCAAAAACGTTATTGCTCGTATGTCTATGTTGTTATCGATAATTCTACTCTGCTATCTCATATGGCTTAAATGATTTATACTTACTAAGCTTTAAAAAATCCAACGATTTAATATGCCAGAGGCTTCTGAACGACATCTAGAAGTCCCTCCAGAGTTAGATTTATCCTAATCATATGCGTTTATTTCTCCAAGTTTCTGAACAAGAAATATCATGATCTGTCATCTTGTGTAGCTTCGGAAAGATTTCTCAGGACTAACACTAGTGTCTATTGGTTTAATACTACATTTTTGTGTAAACTTTATCTGATTTCACACATCCGAACAAATTTTGCGTGCGCTATTTGCGAAACTGCTGACGCTCTTTAGTTTTGACTCatctatttgtttgttttttaaaagcGACTAGCCTTGACATATATCTATTCATCACGCACACACTATATTTATATCCACTCATCTTTAATTTCTTCCGTCAATTCTGATATTTGTCATCAGAAAACGCAAAGCTGAAGAGGAGGAAGAAGGGAGAAAACTCATGGCGTATGACAAAGAGTGGAAAAAGAATTATGAAGTTAGTGTATATTCGTTTATTGTTTTTGCATATATTTCCATAATGGTTCCTATAAAGCTCCTCAAAAATATCGACTTTTCATCATATCTTTAAAATTATCGTTGTAATGACATTAACAAATTAAGACAGGAGTTCGTTAAACCTGATAATTCTGTTTAGTTTCgcatatcagtca
Above is a genomic segment from Schistosoma mansoni, WGS project CABG00000000 data, supercontig 0194, strain Puerto Rico, whole genome shotgun sequence containing:
- a CDS encoding DNAj homolog subfamily C member, putative, which produces MSTNPGPNELFSTFYQEVKAIEKRDSVLTPKQQIDRLNRPGSTYFNLNPYDVLQVDPDASMADIKKKYRQLSLLVHPDKNPDDIERSQKAFEAVNKAYKTLDDPETSRKCKEVVEEAKDLVEQMMIEKRKRIKKTTGSITIEEDDPEKRRHAIYVQTCKLFADLERLRVEEEQKQSSERKRKAEEEEEGRKLMAYDKEWKKNYEESRVNRVASWRDFKAKKSKTSKGIGGLKPPKTKMEQRPG